One window of Chloroflexus aggregans DSM 9485 genomic DNA carries:
- a CDS encoding LysR family transcriptional regulator — translation MLNYHHLRYFWIVAHEGNLTRAAKKHNIAQSALSMQISALEDYLGQPLFERVGRRLVLTEAGHIALNFADEIFAKGDELLGTFGRLNETQQQVLRVGALATLSRNFQVRFLRPLLLDVGCKVIIRSGTLDELLNGLRLYDLDVVLSDVVPPRDHAAPWIVYVIDTQPVGLIGHPRPDRYQTPLDVLLQTEPLVVPTPESTIRTGFDALMEQWNIRPHIVAEVDDMAMIRLVAREHSGLTVIPPIVVKDELDSGKLVEYAVLPGLVETFCAITIARRFPNPLLKLVLPNPAAPD, via the coding sequence ATGTTAAATTATCATCACCTTCGTTACTTCTGGATTGTGGCACACGAAGGCAACCTCACCCGTGCCGCCAAGAAACACAACATCGCTCAATCGGCGCTCTCGATGCAGATCAGCGCGCTCGAAGATTATCTGGGGCAACCACTGTTCGAGCGGGTAGGTCGGCGGCTCGTCCTGACCGAAGCGGGCCACATTGCGCTGAACTTTGCCGACGAGATTTTTGCTAAAGGCGACGAACTCCTCGGTACATTTGGTCGCCTGAATGAAACCCAGCAGCAGGTATTGCGTGTCGGTGCGCTGGCAACGCTCTCGCGCAACTTTCAGGTGCGCTTTTTGCGTCCACTGCTCCTCGACGTCGGTTGTAAAGTGATCATCCGCTCAGGCACCCTCGATGAACTACTCAACGGTCTCAGGTTGTACGATCTCGACGTAGTGCTATCGGATGTGGTGCCACCCCGCGATCATGCTGCACCTTGGATTGTGTATGTCATCGATACCCAGCCGGTCGGTTTGATCGGTCATCCACGGCCAGATCGTTATCAAACCCCACTAGATGTGCTGTTGCAGACTGAGCCGTTGGTGGTTCCGACCCCGGAATCAACGATCCGTACCGGGTTCGACGCCCTGATGGAGCAATGGAACATCAGACCGCATATCGTGGCCGAAGTTGACGATATGGCGATGATACGTCTTGTGGCCCGCGAGCATAGCGGGTTAACCGTTATACCGCCGATTGTGGTGAAAGATGAATTAGACAGTGGGAAGTTGGTCGAATATGCCGTGCTCCCCGGCCTCGTCGAGACGTTTTGTGCGATTACGATCGCGCGCCGGTTTCCCAACCCTCTCTTGAAACTCGTCCTCCCCAACCCTGCT
- a CDS encoding proton-conducting transporter transmembrane domain-containing protein: protein MDGLLALLAYLVPLSPVMVAVLAMLRLLPSVELTFQLGRAVSVASFGLMVILGVVVVLHGPLVSPLIGIGEVGLSLRLDALSVMMSLLVTFLGSVLIQFSRNYLDGDPRQQLFFIRLYVTISTVLLMVLAGNLWQLVVAWVATSLALHTLLVFYPERAQAIRAARKKFFVARIGDVCLIIAAVLLAQTFGTTDLGMLREAAVNALAAGIAPTGAVVGALLIVVAATLKSAMFPFHGWLLEVMETPTPVSALLHAGLLNAGTFLVVRFGELVFLNPAALVFLIVVGGLTSIIASSAMITQSSVKVSLAYSSAAHMGFMLMLCGFGAHTVAIMHLIAHSCYKAHAFLSSGSVIEYVRNTGAQKLNQVPHPFALLANMAVAVLMFLAVATAIGIDITKRPAETAMVTIFMTAVAYLLVKGTTGKAPLFVISRTVGMAALVTLAFFALEVIAEALLSSAVAVYPPLDPITWVAVVMAVGAFIIVMVLSSYLPALTHRPAWRAFYVHLKHGFYANAMFDRLLDTFRIAR from the coding sequence ATGGATGGTTTGCTGGCGCTTCTCGCGTATCTCGTGCCCCTCTCACCGGTGATGGTAGCGGTGTTGGCGATGTTGAGGCTTTTGCCATCGGTTGAATTGACCTTTCAGCTTGGGCGAGCCGTCAGCGTCGCTTCGTTTGGTTTGATGGTGATATTGGGCGTGGTCGTTGTTCTGCATGGTCCGCTGGTGAGTCCATTGATCGGCATTGGTGAGGTGGGGCTGTCGCTGCGTCTCGATGCGCTCAGTGTGATGATGTCGTTGTTGGTTACGTTCCTCGGTTCAGTGCTGATCCAATTTAGCCGTAATTACCTCGATGGCGATCCACGTCAGCAGCTCTTTTTTATCCGTTTGTACGTGACTATCAGCACCGTGTTGTTGATGGTGCTGGCCGGTAATCTGTGGCAGTTGGTTGTGGCGTGGGTGGCGACTAGTCTTGCGCTGCATACCCTGCTTGTCTTTTACCCGGAACGCGCGCAAGCCATTCGGGCAGCGCGGAAGAAGTTTTTCGTTGCGCGGATCGGTGATGTCTGTCTGATCATCGCGGCTGTGTTGCTGGCGCAGACCTTCGGTACAACCGATCTTGGGATGTTGCGTGAGGCCGCAGTGAACGCGCTGGCTGCCGGTATTGCACCAACCGGTGCGGTCGTTGGGGCGCTGTTGATCGTGGTTGCTGCAACGCTGAAGTCGGCGATGTTCCCGTTCCACGGCTGGTTGCTTGAAGTGATGGAGACACCGACACCGGTGTCGGCGTTGCTGCACGCCGGTTTGCTGAATGCCGGTACTTTTTTGGTCGTGCGGTTTGGTGAACTGGTCTTTTTGAATCCGGCGGCGTTAGTCTTCTTGATTGTCGTGGGTGGTTTGACTTCGATTATTGCTTCCTCAGCGATGATTACCCAGAGCAGTGTTAAAGTGTCGCTGGCCTATTCGAGTGCAGCGCACATGGGTTTTATGCTGATGCTATGCGGTTTTGGTGCGCATACGGTGGCGATTATGCATCTCATTGCCCACTCGTGCTACAAGGCCCATGCCTTCCTTTCGTCGGGTAGTGTAATCGAGTACGTGCGTAATACCGGTGCCCAAAAGCTTAATCAGGTGCCGCATCCGTTTGCTTTGCTGGCGAATATGGCGGTGGCAGTGCTGATGTTTTTAGCTGTGGCAACTGCCATCGGGATCGATATCACCAAGCGCCCGGCTGAGACGGCAATGGTCACGATCTTTATGACTGCCGTGGCTTATCTGTTGGTAAAGGGGACGACCGGCAAAGCTCCGTTGTTTGTAATCAGTCGCACGGTAGGTATGGCCGCGCTCGTGACACTGGCATTTTTTGCGCTCGAGGTGATAGCCGAGGCTTTACTGAGTAGCGCGGTCGCCGTCTATCCGCCACTCGATCCGATCACGTGGGTGGCAGTTGTGATGGCTGTCGGCGCGTTCATTATCGTGATGGTTCTGAGTTCCTACTTGCCTGCGCTTACCCATCGACCGGCGTGGCGCGCGTTCTATGTCCATCTCAAACACGGCTTTTACGCTAACGCGATGTTCGACCGTTTGCTCGATACCTTCCGAATCGCTCGTTAG
- a CDS encoding YbcC family protein, with translation MTMVETNIKTMSVFANPTPTLSREDIADAVRRAEQRIAPLWPLRNFVAVNPYLGLIDHSFAQAAHVLACRAGARMTLPRSFYAQAIACGRITDDDLAAALAEGIPFRNAPETVAALKAFARDNAPEPVGNVLPTVADLAAKVTGSNWSTIVTDSISNWAGAYFDQGQSYWRSPWAKLPAYEAWRAEAAFDRTPLVRGARAFHRVLRAMPGTAAETIAVAIEQLQVPATGLEAYLHRLLLSIHGWASYARYLRWEAELYGGHDKTLTDLLAIRLVWEVALWQSFARDGVAAAWERSIDEMRHGQDDDEYKRVLGGDLLLQRAFEYAYRRQLFAQLGVAAPGTPVTRKRVQAAFCIDVRSEIFRRALETVSGEIETIGFAGFFGFPIEYIPLAEVEGGAQCPVLLTPQFVITESVDGATPSEVEAAITKRAMRQRVAKAWRMFKFAPVSCFGFVGPVGLAYVRKLLLDTLGITRPVPHPATFGLDGQTRARVKPSLEPRPFNGRLIGMSLPQRIAAAAGALKAMSLTDNFARIVLLAGHGSTTVNNPHATGLDCGACGGHTGEANVRVAVQILNDPAVRAGLREHGIVIPSDTVFVAGLHDTTTDDVTIFDKGDIPASHADDLQRLERDLVAAGRLARAERAALLNVDRNTDIDRAVRRRSTDWSQVRPEWGLAGCAAFIAAPRERTAGISLDGRAFLHNYNWRQDGDFSVLELIMTAPMIVASWINLQYFGSTVDNRVFGSGNKTLHNVVGTLGVLEGNGGDLRVGLPWQSVHDGKRYVHEPIRLHVLIEAPIEAMTAIITKHEQVQQLLDNDWLYLFAIGENGKVTHRYTGGLRWETCA, from the coding sequence ATGACGATGGTTGAGACTAACATCAAGACAATGTCGGTGTTCGCTAATCCCACTCCGACGCTATCACGCGAAGATATTGCTGACGCAGTACGGCGTGCCGAGCAGCGGATTGCGCCTCTCTGGCCGTTACGCAATTTTGTCGCAGTAAACCCTTACCTCGGTTTGATCGATCACTCATTTGCGCAAGCCGCCCATGTGTTGGCTTGTCGGGCCGGCGCCCGGATGACGTTGCCGCGCTCGTTTTATGCGCAAGCAATCGCATGTGGTCGGATTACCGATGACGATCTCGCTGCCGCTTTGGCGGAGGGCATTCCCTTCCGCAATGCGCCGGAGACGGTTGCCGCTTTAAAGGCGTTTGCCCGCGACAATGCACCAGAGCCGGTAGGCAATGTCCTGCCAACGGTTGCCGATCTGGCGGCAAAGGTGACCGGCAGCAATTGGTCTACAATCGTAACCGACTCCATCTCGAACTGGGCCGGTGCGTACTTCGATCAAGGTCAATCGTACTGGCGCTCACCGTGGGCGAAGCTGCCGGCATACGAGGCGTGGCGGGCCGAAGCAGCGTTTGATCGCACACCTCTGGTGCGTGGTGCGCGCGCTTTTCATCGTGTGTTGCGCGCTATGCCCGGCACCGCAGCCGAGACGATCGCCGTTGCGATAGAACAGTTGCAGGTTCCGGCGACCGGTTTGGAGGCGTATCTCCATCGGTTGTTGCTTTCAATCCACGGCTGGGCCAGCTATGCCCGCTATCTCCGTTGGGAAGCAGAATTGTATGGTGGTCACGATAAGACGCTGACCGATCTGCTGGCCATTCGGCTGGTATGGGAAGTGGCATTGTGGCAGAGTTTTGCCCGCGATGGGGTCGCCGCTGCGTGGGAGCGGTCGATCGATGAGATGCGCCACGGGCAAGACGACGACGAGTATAAGCGTGTGCTAGGTGGTGATCTGTTGCTGCAACGAGCATTTGAGTACGCTTACCGGCGCCAATTGTTTGCGCAACTCGGTGTGGCAGCACCGGGCACGCCCGTAACCCGCAAGCGCGTGCAAGCCGCTTTCTGCATTGATGTGCGCTCTGAGATCTTCCGCCGGGCGCTTGAAACAGTGTCTGGCGAGATCGAGACGATAGGCTTCGCCGGATTTTTCGGTTTTCCAATCGAGTACATTCCATTGGCCGAGGTGGAAGGTGGCGCCCAGTGTCCGGTTTTGCTGACACCACAATTCGTTATTACCGAATCGGTTGACGGTGCTACGCCATCTGAAGTGGAAGCGGCCATCACCAAGCGCGCGATGCGTCAGCGTGTGGCTAAGGCGTGGCGTATGTTCAAATTTGCTCCGGTCTCGTGCTTTGGTTTCGTAGGGCCGGTTGGTTTGGCCTATGTGCGCAAATTGCTGCTCGACACGCTGGGCATAACCCGCCCGGTGCCGCATCCGGCAACCTTCGGTCTTGATGGACAAACGCGCGCACGAGTTAAGCCGAGCCTCGAACCGCGCCCGTTCAATGGACGACTGATCGGCATGTCGCTCCCACAGCGGATCGCTGCCGCAGCCGGCGCGCTTAAGGCGATGTCACTGACCGACAACTTTGCCCGGATCGTACTATTGGCCGGTCACGGCTCGACTACCGTCAATAATCCACACGCGACCGGTCTCGACTGTGGCGCGTGTGGTGGGCACACGGGCGAGGCGAACGTGCGGGTCGCCGTGCAGATTCTCAACGATCCGGCGGTGCGAGCCGGTCTGCGCGAGCACGGAATCGTTATTCCCTCCGACACGGTATTTGTAGCCGGTCTCCATGACACGACGACCGATGATGTGACCATCTTTGACAAGGGTGATATTCCGGCCAGCCATGCCGATGATCTCCAGCGGTTGGAACGTGATCTGGTCGCCGCCGGTCGGTTGGCGCGGGCCGAGCGGGCAGCCCTGCTCAACGTCGACCGCAACACCGATATTGACCGGGCGGTGCGTCGGCGTAGCACCGACTGGTCGCAGGTACGGCCAGAGTGGGGGCTGGCCGGGTGTGCCGCTTTTATTGCTGCACCCCGTGAGCGCACCGCCGGCATCTCGCTCGATGGGCGCGCTTTCCTGCACAATTATAACTGGCGGCAAGACGGCGACTTCAGCGTACTGGAGCTGATCATGACCGCGCCGATGATTGTGGCGAGCTGGATCAATCTGCAATACTTCGGCTCAACGGTGGATAATCGGGTTTTTGGGAGTGGCAACAAGACGCTGCACAACGTGGTCGGGACGCTTGGCGTTCTTGAAGGCAACGGTGGCGATTTGCGGGTTGGGCTACCGTGGCAGTCGGTCCATGACGGTAAGCGGTACGTGCATGAACCGATCCGTCTGCACGTTCTCATCGAAGCACCGATTGAGGCAATGACGGCTATTATCACCAAGCACGAACAGGTACAACAACTGCTTGATAACGATTGGCTCTACCTGTTCGCAATCGGTGAAAACGGTAAGGTTACTCACCGATATACCGGTGGGTTACGGTGGGAAACGTGCGCATAA
- the lon gene encoding endopeptidase La: MSDETLHDQPNEETPETLPLIPLEGVVVFPHTVVSLTLDDLGVPAAEAAVREGRYVLLAARRPDPPADAPIVEQFFRVGVVARIEQLGTLPNGSTGVVVRGLVRAELGEATQTAPFLRFTFTRRPDVFERTPELEQLMVEAHAAIDAVLELRPGVTQEIRNFVRSIDDPGHLADNTGYSPDYTFAERQDLLETFDVVERLRKVCDFYRKQFALLEVQARLRQEVQESAAKQQREFYLRQQLKAIQKELGEDGGEAAELDDLRQKLAAANLPDVARKEADRELNRLARINASSPEYQMVRTYLEWLAELPWNKYTGQPIDIAYTRQVLDEDHHGLQKVKERILEYLAVKQRRALLGEENLRANREPILAFVGPPGVGKTSLGQSIARALGRSFVRMSLGGVRDEAELRGFRRTYIGSQPGRIIQELRRAGTADPVILLDEIDKLGIDYRGDPAAALLEVLDPEQNHTFTDHYLNLPFDLSRVLFLATANTWDTVPPALRDRMEVIELSGYIEDEKVQIALSHLVPRQLRANGLRPDEATVSEEALRCIINEYTREAGVRNLERSIGAVLRKVARRLSEGEIDPANLPFVVDAAFVRTALGRPRFTNETRERIDQPGVAIGLVWTPVGGDIIFVEASAVEGKKELIITGQLGDVMRESAEAALTYVRSRARSLGIEPSFFENHAIHIHVPAGAVPKDGPSAGITIATALASAATGRLVRDDLAMTGEISLRGRVLPIGGIKEKALGAHRAGIRTIILPKRNIHDLDDLPPKVSTEMTFIPVETLDEVLNIALLPPGENAPVITIPPRTDEVPVS; encoded by the coding sequence ATGAGTGACGAGACGCTGCACGACCAACCGAACGAAGAGACACCTGAGACTCTGCCACTGATTCCACTAGAAGGAGTAGTGGTCTTCCCGCATACTGTAGTGAGTTTGACGCTCGACGATCTCGGTGTGCCAGCCGCCGAGGCCGCCGTGCGCGAAGGTCGTTATGTGTTGTTGGCGGCCCGCCGACCCGACCCGCCGGCTGATGCGCCGATTGTCGAGCAGTTTTTTCGGGTAGGCGTAGTAGCGCGCATCGAGCAACTTGGTACGCTTCCTAACGGTTCGACCGGGGTGGTTGTGCGTGGGTTGGTGCGGGCCGAACTGGGGGAAGCGACGCAGACTGCGCCCTTCCTACGCTTTACGTTTACGCGCCGGCCTGATGTGTTTGAACGAACTCCTGAACTCGAACAGTTGATGGTAGAAGCGCACGCTGCCATCGATGCTGTGCTCGAATTGCGGCCCGGCGTGACCCAAGAGATTCGCAATTTTGTGCGCTCTATCGACGATCCCGGTCATCTGGCCGATAATACCGGCTATTCGCCCGATTACACCTTTGCCGAACGGCAAGACTTGCTCGAAACGTTTGATGTCGTCGAACGGCTGCGTAAGGTATGCGATTTTTACCGCAAGCAGTTTGCGTTGCTCGAGGTGCAAGCGCGCCTCCGCCAAGAAGTGCAAGAGAGCGCCGCGAAGCAGCAGCGTGAATTTTATCTGCGTCAGCAGTTGAAAGCTATTCAGAAGGAGCTAGGAGAAGATGGTGGCGAAGCTGCTGAGCTTGACGACCTGCGTCAGAAGCTGGCTGCCGCAAACTTACCCGACGTGGCCCGTAAAGAGGCTGACCGCGAGCTGAACCGATTGGCCCGCATTAACGCAAGCTCGCCGGAATATCAAATGGTGCGTACCTATCTAGAGTGGTTGGCCGAACTACCGTGGAATAAGTACACCGGCCAGCCGATTGATATTGCATATACGCGGCAGGTGTTGGACGAAGACCACCACGGCTTGCAGAAGGTCAAAGAGCGGATCCTTGAATATCTGGCGGTCAAGCAACGGCGTGCGCTGTTGGGCGAAGAGAATCTGCGGGCTAATCGCGAGCCGATACTCGCGTTTGTAGGGCCACCCGGTGTCGGTAAGACGAGCCTCGGGCAGAGTATTGCCCGCGCTTTGGGGCGAAGCTTTGTTCGCATGAGCTTGGGTGGAGTCCGCGATGAGGCCGAATTGCGCGGCTTTCGCCGCACGTATATTGGTTCGCAGCCGGGGCGGATTATTCAAGAGCTGCGTCGCGCCGGTACGGCCGATCCGGTGATCTTGCTCGATGAGATCGATAAACTCGGCATTGATTACCGTGGCGACCCGGCAGCCGCGCTGCTCGAAGTACTCGACCCGGAGCAGAACCATACCTTTACCGATCACTATCTCAACCTACCCTTTGATCTCTCACGGGTGCTGTTCCTCGCTACGGCGAACACGTGGGATACGGTGCCACCGGCATTGCGCGATCGGATGGAGGTGATCGAACTCTCCGGCTATATCGAGGATGAGAAGGTGCAAATTGCCCTGAGCCATCTGGTGCCACGACAGTTGCGTGCCAATGGCCTGCGCCCCGATGAGGCAACGGTAAGCGAAGAGGCATTGCGCTGCATTATTAATGAATATACGCGCGAAGCCGGTGTGCGTAACCTCGAACGCTCGATTGGTGCAGTGTTGCGTAAGGTGGCCCGTCGCCTCAGTGAGGGCGAGATTGACCCGGCCAACCTGCCGTTTGTGGTTGATGCTGCCTTCGTGCGCACTGCCTTGGGGCGCCCGCGCTTCACCAACGAGACTCGCGAACGGATCGATCAACCCGGTGTCGCGATTGGGTTGGTCTGGACGCCGGTCGGTGGTGATATTATCTTTGTTGAGGCCAGTGCGGTCGAAGGAAAGAAGGAGTTGATCATCACCGGCCAGCTCGGTGATGTGATGCGCGAAAGCGCCGAAGCCGCGCTGACATATGTCCGTTCACGGGCGCGCTCGCTTGGGATTGAGCCGAGCTTTTTCGAGAACCATGCCATTCATATTCACGTGCCGGCAGGCGCAGTACCGAAAGATGGCCCCTCGGCCGGTATTACGATAGCAACCGCATTGGCTTCGGCGGCAACCGGTCGCCTGGTGCGTGATGATCTGGCAATGACCGGTGAAATCTCGTTGCGCGGACGAGTGTTGCCGATCGGTGGTATTAAAGAGAAGGCGCTTGGTGCGCATCGAGCCGGTATTCGCACGATCATTTTACCGAAGCGCAATATACACGATCTCGATGATCTGCCACCGAAGGTGAGCACTGAGATGACGTTTATTCCGGTTGAGACTCTCGATGAAGTGTTGAATATTGCTCTGTTGCCGCCGGGTGAAAACGCGCCGGTCATTACGATACCACCCCGTACCGACGAGGTGCCGGTATCATGA
- a CDS encoding DeoR/GlpR family DNA-binding transcription regulator → MPSDDPITGDRSPLMLDRRSRIAELVRQRGSVRVNELAEFFGVTPVTIRNDLAALEREGVLIRDHGGAVALPTTSALIAFEQRTGLRLEAKARIGAAAAQFVNPGDTILLDAGTTVVEMVKHLRQRTPLTVVTNALNVVIELRHLNDVQVWMLGGMVHYATFGTLGPLVEQSLGHLVVEKLFLAAESVDASYGVTDSTSEIAQTKRALARAARRIILLADSSKWQRRGFIKVLPFESIETVITDTDLPEIDLRRMEEAGVRVMLV, encoded by the coding sequence ATGCCCAGCGATGATCCGATAACCGGCGACCGCAGCCCACTGATGCTCGACCGGCGCAGTCGAATTGCCGAGCTTGTCCGTCAACGTGGTTCGGTGCGGGTGAACGAATTGGCCGAGTTTTTCGGGGTTACACCGGTGACGATCCGCAATGATCTGGCTGCGCTCGAACGGGAAGGGGTATTGATCCGCGATCACGGCGGTGCCGTTGCTCTACCGACCACGAGCGCGCTCATTGCCTTTGAGCAGCGAACCGGTCTTCGCCTCGAAGCGAAAGCACGCATTGGAGCCGCTGCTGCGCAGTTTGTCAATCCCGGCGATACCATCTTGCTCGACGCTGGGACGACAGTGGTCGAGATGGTAAAGCATCTGCGCCAACGTACTCCGCTGACGGTCGTTACTAACGCTCTCAATGTGGTGATTGAGTTACGCCATCTAAACGACGTGCAGGTCTGGATGCTCGGTGGGATGGTGCATTACGCCACCTTTGGCACCTTAGGCCCACTGGTTGAACAGAGTTTGGGTCATTTAGTCGTCGAGAAACTGTTTCTCGCTGCCGAGTCGGTCGATGCAAGCTACGGTGTGACCGACTCGACCAGCGAGATTGCCCAAACCAAACGCGCGTTGGCACGGGCTGCACGTCGGATCATTCTGTTAGCCGATTCGAGTAAGTGGCAACGACGCGGGTTTATTAAGGTCTTGCCGTTTGAGTCGATCGAAACGGTGATTACCGACACCGACCTGCCCGAGATCGATCTACGACGAATGGAGGAGGCCGGCGTGCGGGTCATGCTGGTGTAG
- the ptsP gene encoding phosphoenolpyruvate--protein phosphotransferase → MLQLTAASVRLGARAASKEEAIRQVGQVLVQAGHIKPAYIDSMLAREALANTFLGNGIAIPHGKPEDRDLILETGIAVLQVPEGVPWNTNETARLIIGIAARSDEHIDVLRRLTRVLGDAALVTRLCQTRDPADIVEVLTGERPTSIAQPATDYDHAVQVVIHNPTGLHARPATAFVETAKKFQAAIRVRYGDAVADGKSLLGLLQLGVTAGAMVTISAQGPDADAALVALQALVAAGMGEEPSEAVAPRVQVAQRDWKPQHVAATIEGIPAAEGLAVGPIRHYRRVPLVVTDKPGDRMIEAAALEQALVAARNELAVVADEVARRLGSSQAAIFRAHTELLADPGLVRETVSRIFDGHSAAWAWQQTIAARVAQLARLDDPVLAGRAVDLSDAGQRVLRHLLGLGEIPHLSLAEPAIIVADDLTPSDTASLDPDRVLGLCTAHGGPTSHTAIIARSLGLPAIVAAGEAVLDVPEGTPAILDGFNGAFYLRPSAADIETARALRAGLDQAQAIAFAVRHQPAITRDGVHIEVAANVNRVADAARAIQNGADGVGLMRTEFLFLERDSAPDEDEQYQAYRTMVETMAGRTLIIRTLDIGGDKEVPYLNIPREDNSFLGIRGLRLCLRRPELFEPQLRAIFRAAKHGPLKIMFPMVATLEEVRQAKAIAERIRAELNAPPVEIGIMVEVPSAAMLADVLAAEVDFFSIGTNDLTQYVLAMDRLHPELARQADSLHPAVLRMIARTVEGAASAGRWVGVCGGIASDPFGAAILVGLGVHELSVSIPSVATIKAHLRGLSVAELRELAWRALACRSAAEVRAL, encoded by the coding sequence ATGCTACAGCTCACGGCTGCGAGCGTTCGCCTCGGCGCAAGAGCCGCCTCGAAGGAAGAGGCGATCCGACAAGTCGGGCAGGTGTTAGTCCAAGCCGGCCATATCAAGCCTGCTTATATTGACAGCATGCTAGCTCGCGAGGCCTTGGCCAATACCTTCCTCGGCAACGGGATTGCTATTCCGCACGGTAAACCAGAAGACCGCGATTTGATCCTCGAAACCGGTATTGCAGTGTTGCAAGTTCCAGAGGGCGTACCGTGGAATACCAACGAAACGGCTCGTCTGATTATTGGGATTGCCGCACGGTCTGATGAACATATCGATGTGTTACGCCGTCTCACCCGCGTGCTCGGTGATGCGGCACTCGTCACCCGGCTTTGTCAGACTCGCGATCCAGCCGATATTGTCGAAGTCTTGACCGGCGAACGACCTACATCCATAGCACAACCGGCGACCGATTACGATCATGCCGTACAGGTGGTGATCCACAATCCTACCGGTCTCCACGCTCGCCCGGCCACTGCTTTCGTGGAGACGGCCAAGAAGTTTCAGGCGGCGATCCGAGTGCGCTACGGTGATGCAGTTGCCGACGGTAAGAGCTTGCTTGGTCTGCTGCAATTGGGCGTCACTGCGGGGGCGATGGTGACAATATCGGCCCAAGGGCCAGATGCCGATGCTGCACTCGTGGCATTGCAGGCGCTGGTGGCTGCCGGTATGGGTGAAGAGCCGTCCGAAGCGGTTGCACCGCGTGTACAGGTGGCGCAACGCGATTGGAAGCCGCAGCACGTCGCTGCAACCATCGAGGGTATCCCGGCGGCTGAGGGGTTGGCGGTGGGTCCGATTCGCCATTATCGACGGGTACCGTTGGTAGTTACCGATAAACCCGGTGACCGAATGATCGAGGCGGCTGCGCTCGAACAAGCGCTTGTTGCAGCCCGTAATGAGCTAGCGGTGGTCGCCGATGAAGTGGCACGCCGGTTGGGATCATCGCAGGCAGCCATCTTTCGTGCCCATACCGAGTTGCTTGCCGATCCAGGATTGGTGCGTGAGACGGTGAGTCGGATTTTTGATGGTCATAGCGCGGCGTGGGCATGGCAGCAGACGATTGCGGCCCGAGTGGCCCAGCTCGCCAGGCTCGATGACCCGGTGTTAGCCGGGCGGGCGGTTGATCTGAGTGATGCCGGCCAACGGGTTTTGCGGCATCTGTTGGGTCTCGGTGAGATACCGCATCTTAGTCTGGCCGAGCCGGCGATTATTGTGGCCGATGATCTTACACCCTCTGATACGGCCTCCCTCGATCCCGATAGGGTTTTGGGCTTGTGTACCGCACATGGCGGCCCGACATCGCATACCGCGATCATTGCCCGTTCGCTTGGTCTGCCGGCCATCGTTGCTGCCGGCGAGGCGGTGCTCGATGTGCCTGAAGGTACACCGGCCATTCTCGACGGGTTCAACGGTGCGTTCTATCTACGACCCTCGGCTGCCGATATCGAGACGGCACGTGCATTGCGGGCCGGCCTTGATCAGGCACAAGCTATCGCGTTTGCTGTGCGGCATCAACCGGCCATAACTCGTGACGGTGTCCATATTGAGGTCGCTGCTAACGTGAATCGGGTGGCAGATGCTGCACGTGCTATCCAGAATGGTGCTGATGGGGTTGGCCTGATGCGTACCGAGTTTCTCTTTCTCGAACGCGATAGCGCTCCTGATGAGGATGAGCAATACCAGGCTTATCGAACAATGGTCGAGACCATGGCCGGTCGGACGTTGATTATTCGTACTCTCGACATCGGCGGCGATAAAGAAGTACCGTATCTCAATATTCCACGTGAAGACAACTCATTCCTCGGTATTCGTGGCTTACGGTTGTGTCTGCGTCGCCCAGAACTGTTTGAGCCACAGTTACGGGCGATCTTCCGGGCCGCCAAGCATGGTCCGCTCAAAATCATGTTCCCGATGGTCGCGACCTTGGAAGAGGTGCGACAAGCCAAAGCAATTGCCGAGCGTATCCGTGCTGAACTGAACGCGCCGCCGGTTGAGATCGGGATTATGGTTGAGGTGCCATCGGCGGCGATGCTGGCCGATGTGCTGGCTGCCGAGGTCGATTTCTTCTCAATCGGCACCAACGATCTGACCCAGTATGTGCTGGCGATGGATCGGCTGCATCCCGAATTGGCCCGCCAAGCCGATAGCCTGCATCCAGCGGTGCTGCGCATGATTGCCCGCACTGTCGAAGGGGCGGCGAGCGCCGGACGTTGGGTAGGAGTGTGCGGCGGCATCGCCAGCGATCCGTTCGGCGCAGCGATTTTGGTTGGTTTAGGCGTGCATGAGTTGAGCGTCAGCATTCCCAGTGTCGCGACCATTAAAGCGCATCTGCGCGGCCTCAGCGTCGCCGAGCTGCGCGAGCTGGCGTGGCGGGCGCTGGCGTGTCGCAGTGCAGCGGAGGTGCGTGCGCTATGA